The Gossypium hirsutum isolate 1008001.06 chromosome A03, Gossypium_hirsutum_v2.1, whole genome shotgun sequence genome contains the following window.
CATCCCatgcttttaaatatttttggttaaaaggGGAACAAGCAAGCGAGTGGTCAAGTCGTTAAGAGCTTAATTAATTTCCTAAAGGTTCTATGTTCAATTCCAAATTCTTTCCTTATGTGTGAGTCAACTTTCCCTCATTAAGCTCTCTTTTCACTCCCATAATCCCCTTTTTGCTCATTTGTCCCTTCAACATACCATTCTCTTCACCCTTACCTTATGTGATTCATTAAACCTAGACAAGATGAAGAACACCCTTTTGTTCCATCTTTtcattcttttccttttcattgtCATTCCTCTTATTTGCTCTTCTATTTTCTCTCTTCCTCACATGAACCACCATTATTTTGATTTGGTCTCCTTTTCTCCACTGTTAGCCACCACCTTTTGACCTAAACAACACCATTCCATCATCCATcctcctcttctcttcttctttttgttctttcatcGTCCTTAGCGCCAGCATCCACCACTATGGTAACCACTATGCAActctttgctttttatttttttatttttctctcttctcattTCTACTCTTTTAAGTGAGTGACTAAACCCATATTATTTTCTTCTCCTTCGTCGAACTCCCGCCTCCGTCGTCGGACCATCGCCATTGTCGTTGCTGTAGCACCACCGCTGACGGATGTGTTTCCTCctcttttcttcatcattttttaACCTACACAATTTCTTTTAGTAAATAAAATCATACACTATTTATTTCACTTAGTTTCTTATATTTTAAGTCTTTATTTCATAAACTTACTCTTAATCAAGCCCCTCTTTAGATAGTTCAATTTTTCTGGATCGAAATCAAGACGATCCATCGATCTCTCTTTTTCGACCGAGATAAAGTAAGTACAAGGGTTGAATGAGAACCACTCCTCCCTCACTATTTCTCTCTTGACCGAATATTCATAAGAGTTATGGTGAGTTTTTCCCTTGTTTATTAACATTTAGTTATGATGTTTTTTTGAAGAGCTAATCAACATCAATACAAAAAATCATCAAACTCGTGAAAGGAATCATGATTCTTAATTCACAAGGGTAAGTGTCAAATGGGAGATTCGTTTAATAAACTTATCTTTTATGATGATCATGGTAAACTTTGACGAAGGACTACCGTTTGTGTGACTAGTTGATCCATTGGATAGATCTAAGTGTAGGTGTCTTAGAGATTTGTAACACATCAGATTTACAATCAGGTGTGGgtttttacattaattaaaaaaatatgaaaatatatttcatgttgttaaaattttattagtattattaaatGATGCTTATCAAGAATACTTTATGTATTCGAAAAGAGGAATAAAAACCCATTGAATTGGAATATTTAAGTAAGTGAAACTAAATTGTTGTTTTTTGTGATTTGTATGATGTGTGATcttgattattattattgatataaaatgtatgaaaatctcattatcatgTTATGTGATGTTATTGCATATGTGAGTTTCACATgatttataaaatgtgaaatattgatatatatattgtgtAAATATATGAtcagcatgttaagcatgcctatGTGATTTTAAGTGATAAGTGATATAATGAGCATGTCTCACATGCCAAAGTGAAAAACTGATTTTTGTTGCAATATCACATGCATGGTGTGAGATATGTGAAAGAATGAAGAAGTGATAGTTTATCTACAaaagtggtggcttgtccataatATTATAAAGTGGTGGTTTATTTGCAAAAGTGGTGGCTTATCCACAATATTATTAAGTGACAGTTTATCTGCATTACTGTGAAACTGTTTACAAATTAGAGTATTTGGATGGACAAGTTCTAGGGAACTTGATTGTGGTGCGCAACGATGATGGGGTAGAATgtgttaaatgttttataaaacaACATCGCCATGATCATGTGCATAAAGTGAAATGTTTACTTGATTgatcattatgtgtttatttacatttatttgttaaaagattCACACTGGGCTTTAAAAGCTCACCCCTTTAGTGCTATAACCTTTCAAGTAATACTCGGACATAGGGTTGGATTCAGCATTCGGTGGAGCCTCTCGAATagtttactttatggatttttaAACTATATGGTTTCTGTTTGTGACTTTGGacactttttttattttgagttgtTGGTCATTTTATAACTTAGAACTGCTATGCAtgcataaaaaaaaatcatgcgatttcaagtattttaaaatatggagtttatttaaactatttacaattttacatggtttaaaacaaaattataattcGTAATTTTCTAAGTAGTTTTATGAAAGTCTGTTGTGAAAGATTTTTACACAACctttttagtaaataattataatacaaaatctttattttcaaataacttaaaatgaCATTATAATATAATGTCGCACTTTACTTtcaaaagattatatttttaataagtatttttttcaaagaaaaaaatcattaaatatttaaatttctatgttttcacAAAACACCTCAACCCTAGTCAATTTCAAGTATTGTTAAAGTAACTTCCGAGATTCAGTCATAACATTTAGGCTTggtttagggcgttacaactagTGAAAGAGTTAATGAGTATTATAGATATTAGTTGTTAGCATCTACAACAAAAAACCCAAGATATAGTAAATGCTATGTCTTTAGTCTCAAACACCAAAACTTTGAAACAAAAGTCGAGAGAAGATGGTTGCGACAATTTGTTGGAAGTTGTGAAAGCATTTTGTGAAAAGTACTATATTGAGGTTCTTGAAATGGATTCTCCATATGTGGCAAACCACGGTCATCACCAACATATTGATTTCAATATGGAGCACCATTATCAGGTTGAGATATTCAATGCTGCTATAGATTCtcaacttcttgagctaaatagtAAATTTAATGAACTGGCAATTGATCTTCTTACCCTTAGCTCTGTTTTGGATCCTAAGGATGCTTATAAATCTTTCAATATGGATTATATTTCTTGTATTGTGGAAAAATATTATCCTATTTATTTCATTGAGCAAGAGAAAGTAATCTTTAAGAATCAGCTACAACATTATAAGTAAAATGTTCCAAATCATCTGAAATAGTAAAACCTGTCCACAAGTTCTGATCTTTGTCAAGGATTAGCAGACACAAATATCAAAGGTATTTTTCTTGTTGATAGATTAATCCTTTTTTTGTTGACTCTTCCTGATTCAACTGCAACTACAGAAAGAGCATTTTTGGTGATGAAAATTGTCAAAATAAGGCTTCGCAACAAAATGAAGGAAGAGTTTCTTATAgataattttgttgtttatattGAGAGAGAGATTGCTGAAACTTTTGATTTAGACTCtatatttagtaattttattCCCCGGAAAAAATGTCGTGTACACTTTTAAGTAATGATatgttatttctttttaatttttggaaaattgcttcttttgaatcgattttttatatttaaatcgaTTGTCATGTTAAAATACTGCTTTTTTTAATCAAGTGTTTTACCTTTAAATCGATTGTTACATAAAACATCTAATTTTAGCTTGCCCCCCCTAAGATTAACATCCTGGCTCCGCCACTACCTATATCTTTTGCATAATACAGTTCAATAACCATATAATAATTGAAATCTAAATCATGCAATTAgagtaaaacaataattttaacataCATTTTCTTGCAATAAAGATttcttttaaatcaaaatttgacaAGGTCACTAACCTTGATGCAACTACATTTGCCAATATCCGTCCTCATAGTACCATGCTTGTAGTGGCATGTGAATGAGTGGTGACTGACAAgtcttttttaatttatcataaaatgcgaaaataaaaaccttaaaattgttgGTGTGTgaagataaaaataaacttatgagaAATTAACGAATACTTCAAGGCGTGTATCAATATCACTTTCTTTAATGTTCTATTTGCCCTTCACCTATATTATGGTGTGTAAAAGAGTTACTGACAAATGAATATCAAGGATACAATGAAACCCAATGATTGTCTACGTTTTACACTGATAGAAACAGTTCACTGAACAATGAGTAAATCATAGCAATGATattaatttctataaagaatttttgcaataattctttatagaacaataTAGGAATACAAAAAATGGTggcagaaatagaaaaaaaactttgtttttatatttttagatgtATTATACAAATGAAAATTCACTCTTATTTATAGAAAGTCTTAtttctcttcatagagacattaTTACCTAAATGGACagtcatatttttaataataaatataattatttaatagataTCTAATGAATAATTATgactatttattaataattaaaaaaataacttttgaattaaaaaaataactataatAGTAACTTTTAATTTGAATCATTGCATATAATTACAACAGGTACGGATGATGATAAATGTCAAAGTTCTATTAGGAACGGCCACATAATCATGTGGCCTTGGAAATTTCGTCTTTCATCTCACACCCGAAGCGGCAATAATGGCTTTGCCAATCTGATCTGAATTACCTTTAGCTTTTAGGGGAAATTATGGAGAAAACTTCATGTCTTCATTTCTGTTTCATTTCATGCTTAGTTTTATTCATTATTGTAGGTTCATGGTACCGTTCTAGCATTTCATCGTTGCCTGGTTACTCACTGCAAACTCAAAAACCGATATATCACTCAGCTGAGACCCCTCACCATCCACTTGATCCTCTTACTGTGAAAGAAATCAACAGGGTCCGGACCATCCTCTCATCTTATGAACCCTTTTCATTTACCTTCCCTACTATTCATACTATACTGCTCGATGAACCAGACAAGGTACAGGTTCTGAAGTGGAGAAAAGGTGACCCATTTCCACCACGAAAAGCACAAGTTTTGGCTCTGCTGAATGGCCAGTCCCATGTGCTTAATGTGGACTTGGATTCTATACGTGTCACTAGCCATGTCATCAATCCACGCTCAGGCTATCCGATGCTATCTATGGACGATATTTCGGCGGCGTCTAAAGCACCGTTTTCTAATGCGGAATTCAACAAATCTATTGCTGCCCGTGGGGTGTCATCATCAGAGTTGATCTGCTTACCGCCTTCGGCAGGCTGGTTTGGGCCTAATGAAGAAGGCAAAAGAGTAGTGAAGGTCCTGTGTTTCTCTAACCAAGGCACACCCAATTTCTACATGAGACCCATTGAAGGGCTCGTCATGACGGTGGACTTGGATACAATGGAAGTGCTGAAATTCTCTGATACGGGCCGAGATATCCCCATTCCAAAAAGTACCGACACAGATTACAGGTACACAGCTCAAAAGAAGGAACCACAAATGGAACCATTGAACCCAATTTCCATAGAACAACCAAAAGGACCAAGTTTTAGAGTTGAAGATGGGCATATAGTGAAGTGGGCCAACTGGGTGTTTCACCTCAAGGCTGACCACCGCGCTGTTTGGTGATTTTGAGGGTCATGGTGCGGGACTCGGAGAATGGTGAGCTGAGGGATGTGATGTACAAAGGGTTCGCTTCAGAATTTTTTGTACCATACATGGACCTTGATGAGTCCTGGTATTTTAAGTCGTATATGGATGCTGGTGAGTTTGGTTTAGGGATGTCAGCCCTTCCACTTGTGCCACTAAATGATTGTCCAAGGCACTCTTATTACATGGACGGCATTTTCGCTACTCCCGATGGAAACCCATTTGTTCAGCCCAACATGATTTGCCTGTTTGAGCGCTATGCCGGCGACATCAGTTGGCGACATTCAGAGGGCCTACTCACTGATTTCCAGGTAATAAATAACTCCAACAATAGTAACAATGATAAACCCTGATACTTTTAAAATAAGCTTAACTACGAAATAGGCCCCCAaattatattattcttttcactTAAGTACTAAAGTTGTTCGGGGAAAAATGTACTTAAATAATAATTCCTCTCATGTTGTCAACAATATCCAATTAAAAACGTGTCATATATTGTATGCTTATTGCTTGATATGAATTTGAGTAAATGGGAAAGTAATTGATGGTATAGAAAACacttttttaccaaaaaaagaaACTTCGAAGTACGAGAGTCTTGCGACATGTTTCAAAAGTTGTTTCCTatctatttttaatgtttaattaagatataaaataatctaaacttaaCACGAGTCTATTTAATCTAATAGAggtgaaacttttattttaacaTCGTTATAGCTCTATAATCATACCAACTTCATAAGAATAATATGAATTTAACACAATCCTATTTAATTTAATAGaggtgaaatttttattttagtatcgTTATAGCTCTATAATTGTACCAACttcaaaataaatcatttttaaagtaaaaaaaaaattaagagaacTTGATTTTAACTTTTCAACTACAGAGAGTAGATTGcaaacattataaaaattataatcaatgaaaacatattttaatttgtttttctatttccattaTTGTACTTGTAGATTAGGGAGGCAAGACCAAAAGTAACTCTCGTTGCTCGTATGGCAGCATCAGTGGGAAACTACGATTACATCTTTGATTGGGAGTTTCAAACAGATGGTTTAATAAATGTTAAGGTCATTCTCTTATGCCATTAATTTTCACCAACTTCTCCCTCAGCAATAGCGTATGCCATTCATTTTGTATGATTTAACTTTGTACAGGTAGGACTTTCAGGAATGCTAATGGTGAAAGGCAGTCCTTACCATCAAGCGCCTAACCAAGATGCCATGTCGGGTCCTCTCATTTCCGAGAATCTCATCGGAGTAGTTCACGATCACTTTGTTACCTTTCACCTCGACATGGATATCGATGGGGCAAACAATTCGTTTGTTAATGTTAATCTTGTTAAGGAACGGAGTTTACCAGAGGAATCCCCTAGGAAGAGCTACTTGAAAGCTAAGAGAAAAATAGCTAAGACTGAAAAAGATGCACAAATTAAGCTTAAATTGTATGATCCCTCAGAGTTTCATATGATTAATCCTTCTAAAAGGTCTAGGCTAGGAAATCCAACAGGATACAAGATTGTTCCTGGAGGAACTGCAGCTAGTTTGCTTGATCATAGTGATCCTCCACAACTAAGAAGCGCCTTCACCAACAGCCAGGTAAAACCCTTTTATCCTTTTTTTGCTCTTGATTGAATGATTTTGCACTCTTTATTGAGTTCTTTTTTTGAATAGATATGG
Protein-coding sequences here:
- the LOC107963669 gene encoding LOW QUALITY PROTEIN: primary amine oxidase-like (The sequence of the model RefSeq protein was modified relative to this genomic sequence to represent the inferred CDS: inserted 1 base in 1 codon), which codes for MEKTSCLHFCFISCLVLFIIVGSWYRSSISSLPGYSLQTQKPIYHSAETPHHPLDPLTVKEINRVRTILSSYEPFSFTFPTIHTILLDEPDKVQVLKWRKGDPFPPRKAQVLALLNGQSHVLNVDLDSIRVTSHVINPRSGYPMLSMDDISAASKAPFSNAEFNKSIAARGVSSSELICLPPSAGWFGPNEEGKRVVKVLCFSNQGTPNFYMRPIEGLVMTVDLDTMEVLKFSDTGRDIPIPKSTDTDYRYTAQKKEPQMEPLNPISIEQPKGPSFRVEDGHIVKWANWVFHLKADHRAXLVILRVMVRDSENGELRDVMYKGFASEFFVPYMDLDESWYFKSYMDAGEFGLGMSALPLVPLNDCPRHSYYMDGIFATPDGNPFVQPNMICLFERYAGDISWRHSEGLLTDFQIREARPKVTLVARMAASVGNYDYIFDWEFQTDGLINVKVGLSGMLMVKGSPYHQAPNQDAMSGPLISENLIGVVHDHFVTFHLDMDIDGANNSFVNVNLVKERSLPEESPRKSYLKAKRKIAKTEKDAQIKLKLYDPSEFHMINPSKRSRLGNPTGYKIVPGGTAASLLDHSDPPQLRSAFTNSQIWVTPYNKSEQWAGGLLTYQSRGDDTLAVWSERDRSIENKDIVLWYTLGFHHIPCQEDFPVMPTVTSGFELKPVNFFESNPILRAAPAFEKDLPVCRPSASP